A section of the Pseudovibrio sp. M1P-2-3 genome encodes:
- a CDS encoding thiamine phosphate synthase gives MERFYLITEHVDWIERLAPFGVNLVQLRIKDQPEEEVRRQIVKARDFCNQQGLQLIINDYWELALDLSCDFVHLGQEDMDSADFKAIRKAGMRFGLSTHDESELDRALSYTPEYIALGPVYPTKLKKMKWAPQGLERVRRWKQLVGKTPLVAIGGITPKRLADVFASGADSAAVVTDILRASDPVSRTKEWVKACKQ, from the coding sequence ATGGAACGCTTTTATTTAATTACCGAGCATGTGGACTGGATCGAGAGACTTGCACCCTTTGGAGTGAATCTGGTTCAGCTCAGGATAAAAGATCAACCGGAAGAAGAGGTCCGCCGCCAGATTGTAAAGGCCCGGGATTTTTGCAACCAGCAAGGCCTGCAACTTATCATCAACGATTACTGGGAGCTGGCTCTGGATCTCAGCTGTGACTTTGTCCACCTTGGACAAGAAGATATGGATAGCGCGGATTTTAAAGCCATCCGTAAAGCTGGAATGCGTTTTGGCCTTTCTACTCACGATGAGAGTGAGTTGGATCGTGCTTTATCATATACGCCGGAATATATTGCTCTGGGCCCAGTGTACCCAACTAAACTAAAGAAAATGAAATGGGCACCACAGGGCCTTGAACGTGTGAGACGCTGGAAGCAACTGGTAGGCAAAACACCTCTGGTAGCCATTGGGGGGATCACACCGAAGCGGCTTGCAGATGTATTTGCTTCGGGGGCCGATAGTGCTGCTGTTGTTACTGATATCCTGCGGGCAAGTGATCCGGTTTCTAGGACGAAGGAGTGGGTAAAAGCCTGTAAACAATAA
- a CDS encoding thiazole synthase, protein MQLYGTKVTKRLLLGTAQYPSPDILKKAITISKTEIVTVSLRRETAGGSGAGFWELLKTSNCKILPNTAGCHSAREAVTTAHMARELFGTNWIKLEVIGDTDTLQPDVFELVEAAKILCADGFKVFPYTTDDLVVGTKLLEAGCEVLMPWGAPIGSGQGLRAPDALRAMRAHFPDTPLIVDAGIGRPSDATRAMELGMDAVLLNTAVAKAGDPVLMALAMAQAIEAGRLGYSADPMEPRDMAEPSTPIIGMAELF, encoded by the coding sequence ATGCAGCTATATGGCACAAAAGTAACTAAGCGCTTATTACTAGGGACAGCACAATACCCCTCTCCAGACATCTTAAAAAAAGCGATTACCATCAGTAAAACTGAGATTGTTACAGTTTCCCTTCGCCGTGAAACTGCCGGAGGTTCTGGAGCTGGTTTCTGGGAGTTATTAAAAACTAGTAACTGCAAAATTCTTCCCAATACCGCCGGATGTCACAGTGCAAGGGAAGCGGTTACAACAGCCCACATGGCCCGAGAATTATTTGGGACCAACTGGATTAAACTGGAGGTTATCGGTGATACTGATACGCTTCAGCCAGATGTATTCGAGCTCGTGGAAGCTGCAAAAATTCTCTGCGCAGACGGCTTTAAAGTTTTCCCCTACACAACTGATGACCTTGTCGTCGGTACTAAGCTTTTGGAGGCTGGGTGTGAGGTGCTAATGCCATGGGGGGCTCCCATCGGTTCGGGTCAGGGTCTGCGCGCCCCAGATGCGTTAAGGGCTATGCGCGCGCACTTTCCAGATACTCCGCTGATCGTCGATGCCGGTATCGGACGCCCTTCGGATGCAACAAGGGCTATGGAACTGGGTATGGATGCTGTTTTACTTAATACAGCAGTAGCCAAAGCGGGGGATCCCGTTTTAATGGCGTTAGCTATGGCACAAGCAATTGAGGCGGGGCGACTAGGGTATTCTGCCGATCCCATGGAGCCGCGTGACATGGCCGAGCCATCTACTCCAATTATTGGCATGGCGGAGTTGTTTTAA
- the thiS gene encoding sulfur carrier protein ThiS produces the protein MKIIVNGESRKATGNTLADILVEMGFTGPAIATALNGYLVPRENYQHTVIEEGDQLEVLAPMQGG, from the coding sequence ATGAAGATCATCGTTAATGGAGAGTCTCGAAAAGCCACTGGAAACACCTTAGCTGATATCCTTGTAGAAATGGGCTTCACAGGTCCTGCAATAGCAACAGCTTTGAACGGCTATTTGGTTCCCCGCGAAAATTATCAGCACACCGTTATCGAGGAAGGTGACCAATTGGAAGTTCTCGCACCTATGCAAGGAGGGTGA
- a CDS encoding FAD-dependent oxidoreductase produces the protein MITIAGAGLAGLACAFELAKKGGAVTIYERGVAPGEKSVARFAGGMLAPYCELESAEKEVVTLGRQAADWWSQITSVTQRGTLVVAPSRDQAELTRFSRRTSHFEYVDGQVISKLEPALEGRFNRGLFFKEEAHLDPRQALIDLSAAVQKLGVEIVYGTNAPAKTDMDCTATAANLPNLRSVRGEMAILHCPELDLSRVVRLLHPRMPLYLVPRADGLFMIGGTMIESDSKRPPTLRSLTEMMSAAFTIHPAFAEASVVEIGAGLRPAFPDNLPRLVEHMGTLHLNGLYRHGFLLAPAMAQKASKHFLVESH, from the coding sequence ATGATTACGATTGCAGGAGCTGGCCTTGCCGGACTGGCTTGTGCCTTCGAGCTGGCAAAAAAGGGGGGGGCTGTCACCATCTATGAAAGAGGTGTAGCCCCAGGAGAGAAAAGCGTTGCCCGGTTTGCTGGAGGCATGCTCGCTCCCTATTGCGAACTAGAAAGCGCTGAAAAGGAAGTTGTGACACTTGGGAGGCAAGCTGCTGACTGGTGGTCGCAAATTACATCCGTCACTCAGCGGGGAACTCTGGTTGTGGCTCCGTCACGCGATCAAGCGGAATTGACACGATTTTCCCGGCGAACATCACACTTTGAATATGTTGATGGGCAAGTCATCAGCAAGCTTGAACCGGCCTTGGAAGGACGTTTCAACCGCGGACTCTTTTTCAAAGAGGAAGCTCACCTTGACCCAAGGCAGGCACTGATAGATCTCAGCGCAGCTGTTCAAAAGCTTGGTGTGGAGATTGTCTACGGGACAAACGCACCTGCCAAAACGGATATGGATTGTACTGCAACTGCAGCCAACCTTCCTAACTTACGCTCTGTGCGTGGGGAAATGGCTATTTTGCATTGTCCTGAGCTGGATTTGTCCCGAGTTGTTCGTCTGCTGCACCCCCGCATGCCACTGTATCTTGTACCGCGAGCAGATGGACTATTCATGATCGGCGGTACAATGATAGAAAGCGATTCTAAACGCCCGCCAACTCTACGTTCCTTAACCGAGATGATGAGTGCAGCCTTTACTATTCACCCAGCTTTTGCAGAAGCCAGTGTCGTGGAAATAGGGGCAGGGTTACGCCCTGCCTTTCCCGATAACCTGCCACGCCTTGTCGAACATATGGGGACCCTTCATCTCAACGGGCTTTATCGCCACGGTTTTTTACTTGCCCCAGCAATGGCGCAAAAAGCTTCAAAACATTTCTTAGTGGAGAGCCATTGA